A single Mucilaginibacter inviolabilis DNA region contains:
- the pafA gene encoding alkaline phosphatase PafA yields the protein MKLKHLLLVPLCVAAVSVSAQKKKVSTIPATASLSHPKLVVGLVVDQMRWDYLYRYYDRYQTGGFKRLLNEGFTCENTNIDYIPTVTAAGHTCIYTGSVPALHGIAGNDFIIQATGKSMYCTDDSTVQAVGSTSKAGQMSPRNLLVTTVTDELRLATNFRSKVIGIALKDRGGILPAGHTANAAYWFDDESGNWISSTYYMTGLPAWVTKFNDQKIAEKYLKQDWNTLYPVNTYVQSTPDNSPRYEGKFGGTEAPTFPIKTSELYKGKVGMIRSTPFGNSMTLDLARAAVEGEQLGKNVVTDFLAVSLSSTDYVGHQFGPNSVEAEDTYLRLDKDLASFFSYLDATVGKGNYSVFLTADHGAAHNPTFLTDHKIPAGFWDDYKAVVDMEKLMEDKFKVKNLIRSMANYQVTFNNSIIKKEGLNIDALKQICIDYLQAQPAIAFAVDMQRAQTANIPEDLRTRIINGYNVEHSGVIQIILKPGYFTGHGSTGTTHGAWNPYDTHIPLVFMGWGIKHGSLTRQTHMADIAPTVASLLHIQAPNGNIGKTISEVLTQEKL from the coding sequence ATGAAGCTTAAACATCTACTCCTTGTTCCCTTATGCGTTGCTGCCGTTTCGGTATCGGCACAAAAAAAGAAAGTTAGTACCATTCCCGCTACCGCCTCATTATCACATCCAAAGCTGGTTGTGGGCCTGGTGGTTGATCAGATGCGCTGGGATTATCTGTACAGGTATTATGATCGTTACCAGACAGGAGGTTTTAAGCGTTTATTGAACGAAGGTTTCACTTGCGAAAATACCAATATCGACTATATACCTACCGTAACCGCTGCGGGCCATACCTGTATCTATACCGGCTCGGTACCGGCGCTGCATGGCATAGCAGGTAACGATTTTATTATACAAGCCACTGGAAAATCTATGTACTGCACAGACGACAGCACCGTGCAGGCTGTAGGCAGCACATCAAAAGCCGGTCAGATGTCGCCCCGCAATTTGCTGGTGACTACCGTAACCGACGAGCTGAGACTGGCTACCAACTTCCGCTCCAAAGTTATTGGTATTGCCCTGAAAGACAGGGGTGGTATCCTGCCAGCCGGGCATACGGCCAATGCTGCTTACTGGTTTGATGATGAAAGCGGCAACTGGATTAGCAGTACTTACTACATGACCGGTTTGCCGGCCTGGGTTACGAAATTTAATGATCAGAAAATAGCCGAAAAATACCTGAAACAGGATTGGAACACACTATACCCTGTCAATACCTATGTACAGAGCACACCTGATAACAGCCCTCGTTATGAAGGTAAATTTGGCGGAACAGAAGCACCAACCTTCCCCATTAAAACATCCGAATTATACAAAGGCAAAGTGGGTATGATCCGCTCAACTCCGTTTGGAAACAGCATGACGCTCGACCTGGCCCGCGCCGCGGTTGAAGGCGAACAACTGGGAAAAAATGTGGTGACCGACTTTTTAGCGGTGAGCTTGTCTTCTACAGATTACGTTGGTCATCAATTTGGCCCCAATTCGGTAGAGGCAGAAGATACTTATTTAAGGCTGGATAAGGACCTGGCCTCGTTTTTTAGCTATCTGGATGCTACTGTGGGCAAAGGCAATTACTCTGTTTTTTTAACAGCCGATCATGGCGCCGCGCATAATCCTACATTTTTAACCGATCATAAAATACCGGCCGGTTTCTGGGACGATTATAAGGCTGTTGTTGATATGGAGAAACTGATGGAAGATAAATTTAAAGTGAAAAACCTGATCAGGAGTATGGCCAATTACCAGGTTACCTTCAATAACTCCATCATCAAAAAAGAAGGATTGAATATCGACGCGCTGAAACAAATCTGTATTGATTACCTGCAGGCACAGCCGGCTATTGCTTTTGCTGTGGATATGCAGAGGGCTCAAACCGCCAACATTCCCGAAGATCTGCGTACCCGCATTATCAACGGATATAATGTGGAACATAGTGGTGTGATACAAATTATCCTGAAACCCGGGTACTTTACAGGGCACGGCAGCACCGGTACTACCCATGGTGCCTGGAACCCGTATGATACCCATATCCCGCTGGTATTTATGGGTTGGGGTATTAAACACGGCAGCCTTACCCGCCAAACACACATGGCGGATATCGCCCCAACAGTAGCATCTTTACTGCACATACAAGCACCAAACGGTAATATTGGCAAAACTATCAGCGAAGTGCTAACGCAGGAGAAATTATAA
- a CDS encoding SDR family oxidoreductase produces the protein MINLTGKTALITGGTSGIGKATAIDFIENGAKIIITGRNQHTVNETINELGDQAYGIVSDSGKMSDLLDLGNKIKSITPYIDILFVNAGFGKYAPIEQIDEAHFDEQFNVLVKGTLFTVQQMLPLMKEGGAIILNTSIVTEIGMSNSSVYSAAKSAVQSFVKTFASELASRKIKINAVSPGPIQTNYFDRSNLSQEQIQNMAGAVLPQVPLARFGQPSEVAKVVTFLASDASSFMHGTEVFVDGGFPKIK, from the coding sequence ATGATAAACTTAACAGGTAAGACAGCTCTAATAACCGGAGGAACAAGTGGCATCGGAAAAGCAACTGCAATTGATTTTATAGAAAATGGTGCAAAAATTATTATAACGGGACGCAATCAACATACGGTTAATGAAACAATAAACGAATTAGGTGATCAGGCTTACGGTATTGTTTCTGATTCCGGAAAAATGTCAGATCTGTTGGACCTCGGCAACAAGATAAAGTCAATAACACCGTATATTGATATTTTATTTGTTAACGCCGGGTTTGGAAAGTATGCACCGATTGAACAAATTGATGAAGCACATTTTGACGAACAGTTTAATGTTCTTGTAAAAGGAACACTGTTTACAGTTCAGCAAATGCTGCCACTGATGAAAGAAGGAGGAGCCATAATCCTAAATACTTCTATCGTAACCGAAATTGGAATGTCAAACTCTTCTGTTTACTCAGCCGCAAAATCAGCCGTTCAATCGTTCGTAAAAACTTTTGCTTCCGAACTGGCGTCAAGAAAAATCAAAATAAACGCGGTAAGCCCCGGACCAATTCAAACCAATTACTTCGATAGATCTAATTTAAGTCAGGAGCAAATTCAAAATATGGCCGGGGCTGTACTACCACAAGTTCCTTTAGCGCGTTTTGGGCAGCCATCAGAAGTTGCAAAAGTGGTTACTTTTCTTGCTTCGGATGCTTCTTCATTCATGCACGGTACCGAAGTATTTGTTGATGGTGGGTTCCCTAAAATAAAATAA
- a CDS encoding Crp/Fnr family transcriptional regulator, translated as MRKFILYPGSYDYGITQIHRRLQAKNRKNTIFTTFTGMNASIKENLLEIFQIPEQRLNELLDITYVVTYNRNEVIGTANRIFDRLGYIVDGATRAYYVNEAGEEISYLLQVNGDFLGDYESYITGKKSDLIIETLLKTEVVFFEKAKIEQLISQDVFWLGFAKKISDLVFLDAKQRINDLLFYNPEQRYLNLLKKSPGIIQKIPQKYISSYLGITPQSLSRIRKRITG; from the coding sequence TTGCGAAAATTCATTCTGTATCCGGGTTCATATGATTATGGGATTACCCAGATTCATCGCCGGCTACAGGCTAAAAACCGGAAGAATACCATTTTTACTACTTTTACCGGGATGAATGCCTCAATAAAAGAAAACCTTTTAGAGATTTTTCAGATACCCGAACAAAGGCTGAATGAATTGCTGGACATAACCTATGTGGTAACGTACAACAGGAATGAGGTTATTGGAACGGCCAATCGTATTTTTGACCGCCTGGGCTATATTGTTGATGGGGCGACAAGAGCTTATTATGTTAATGAAGCAGGCGAAGAAATTAGTTATTTACTACAGGTAAACGGCGATTTTTTGGGTGATTATGAAAGTTATATAACCGGCAAAAAATCGGATCTGATCATTGAAACGCTATTGAAAACAGAAGTTGTTTTTTTTGAGAAAGCTAAAATCGAACAGCTCATCAGTCAGGATGTTTTCTGGCTCGGCTTTGCCAAAAAAATATCCGATCTGGTATTTCTGGATGCCAAACAGCGGATAAACGATCTTCTGTTTTACAACCCCGAACAGCGTTACCTGAATCTTCTGAAAAAGTCGCCCGGAATTATTCAAAAAATACCGCAGAAATATATTTCCAGCTACCTGGGCATAACACCGCAATCTCTGAGCCGTATCAGAAAAAGAATAACCGGGTGA
- a CDS encoding FAD-dependent monooxygenase, producing the protein MEVAIIGGGIGGLTTALALKQANIRFKVYEAAPEIKAVGAGIIMANNAMQVFRHLGVHREVYQKGNLINAMTIARPDFSPLSRVSLIPFEKKYQVQNHAIHRADLHGILSNAIGHQHIETNKRLQHIKKEDKAYVLTFEDGTDVQAGYIIGADGIRSQVRQQLFSENEYRDAGQICWRGVLNFTLPKAYAHEAMEVWGKGKRFGFVQISKDLVYWYAVVDTGLITDNPDIISLLRDMDPLVTALVKASAEEKIIKGPLYDLKPIGTWSKKDVCLVGDAAHATTPNLGQGACQAIEDAYTLGELAKKYPLTDAFRKYPEIRRKKAHYIVNTSWKIGEVAHWHNPFAIGLRNLTLKYLTPDSVNLKLLDKVFTLENID; encoded by the coding sequence ATGGAAGTCGCAATAATTGGAGGAGGAATAGGTGGCTTAACAACGGCTTTGGCCTTAAAACAAGCCAACATTCGGTTTAAGGTATACGAGGCTGCGCCCGAAATCAAAGCTGTTGGCGCGGGCATTATCATGGCCAATAATGCCATGCAGGTATTTCGGCATTTGGGTGTTCACCGGGAAGTATATCAAAAAGGTAACCTGATTAATGCGATGACGATTGCCAGGCCCGATTTTTCGCCATTGTCCAGGGTCAGTTTAATTCCTTTTGAGAAAAAGTACCAGGTACAAAATCACGCCATCCATCGCGCCGATCTGCATGGCATTTTATCCAACGCCATTGGACATCAACACATCGAAACCAATAAAAGATTACAACACATCAAAAAAGAAGATAAGGCATATGTTTTGACTTTTGAGGATGGCACCGATGTACAGGCCGGATACATTATTGGTGCGGATGGCATCAGGTCGCAGGTTCGTCAACAACTATTTTCTGAAAACGAATACCGGGATGCCGGACAAATTTGTTGGCGCGGTGTACTTAATTTTACTTTGCCCAAAGCATACGCACATGAAGCGATGGAAGTATGGGGAAAAGGCAAACGTTTTGGCTTTGTGCAGATAAGCAAAGATCTGGTTTACTGGTATGCAGTAGTTGATACTGGTTTAATAACGGACAACCCCGACATTATTTCGCTACTCAGGGATATGGATCCGCTGGTTACTGCTCTTGTAAAAGCTTCGGCCGAAGAGAAAATAATCAAGGGGCCATTATATGACCTGAAACCGATCGGCACCTGGAGTAAAAAGGATGTTTGTTTGGTTGGCGATGCTGCCCATGCCACAACACCTAACCTGGGCCAGGGCGCTTGCCAGGCCATAGAAGACGCGTACACTTTGGGCGAATTGGCGAAAAAATATCCTTTAACAGATGCTTTCCGGAAATATCCGGAGATCAGAAGAAAAAAAGCACACTACATCGTTAATACCAGCTGGAAGATTGGCGAAGTGGCACACTGGCACAACCCGTTTGCGATTGGTCTGAGAAATCTGACCTTAAAATACTTAACGCCAGACAGCGTCAACCTAAAGCTATTGGATAAGGTTTTTACACTGGAAAATATAGATTAA
- a CDS encoding acyl-CoA dehydrogenase: MHPSTHLKPEWVNIIREAVPAAEKAGMLQPSQLALVHEQGWFKFLVPQVYGGLQLSLPDMVRLEESLAWANGSLGWVVTLCAGAGWFGGFLSPQVAPHIFAHPALCLAGSGAATGTATITDGGYLISGHWKYASGVHHATHLTANCIIKQGEETVLNDDGSTLILPFIFDRKDVTLISAWKFMGMMGTGSDAYEVRDLFVEDNRCFKIDPGNAAIAGPLYQYPFMQLAEATLAANISGMAVHFTDLCATIFDEKPENKYLTTNRRTIIKQLHEKLTGQLNAARLEFYSAVDASWQGALMGKATQLQEIGQSSRKLARIARECVDELFPYCGLQAANPDTELNQVWRDLHTASQHSLLVFEE; this comes from the coding sequence ATGCATCCCTCAACTCACCTCAAACCCGAATGGGTAAATATCATCAGGGAAGCAGTACCCGCTGCCGAAAAGGCGGGAATGTTGCAACCATCGCAACTGGCGCTGGTACATGAGCAGGGCTGGTTTAAGTTTTTGGTGCCCCAGGTTTATGGTGGCTTACAACTCTCGCTGCCCGATATGGTTAGGCTGGAAGAAAGCCTGGCCTGGGCTAATGGCAGCCTGGGCTGGGTAGTTACCCTTTGTGCGGGGGCAGGTTGGTTTGGCGGGTTTTTATCGCCGCAGGTTGCGCCGCATATTTTTGCCCATCCCGCTTTATGCCTGGCCGGTAGTGGAGCTGCCACCGGTACAGCAACCATAACCGATGGCGGTTACCTGATTAGTGGTCACTGGAAATATGCCAGCGGGGTACATCACGCTACGCATTTAACCGCCAATTGTATCATTAAACAAGGCGAAGAAACCGTACTGAACGATGACGGCTCAACATTGATATTGCCCTTTATTTTTGATCGTAAAGATGTTACCCTGATATCGGCCTGGAAATTTATGGGCATGATGGGTACCGGCAGCGATGCCTATGAGGTACGCGATCTTTTTGTTGAAGACAACCGGTGCTTTAAAATTGACCCGGGTAATGCAGCTATCGCGGGGCCTTTATACCAGTATCCCTTTATGCAACTGGCCGAGGCTACGCTGGCCGCCAATATCTCGGGCATGGCGGTTCACTTTACCGATCTGTGTGCTACTATTTTTGATGAAAAACCCGAAAATAAATATCTGACCACCAACAGGCGGACGATCATCAAACAGCTCCATGAAAAACTGACCGGCCAACTAAACGCCGCACGACTGGAATTTTACAGCGCTGTTGATGCCTCCTGGCAGGGTGCCCTGATGGGGAAAGCAACACAGCTACAGGAAATTGGTCAAAGCAGCCGCAAGCTGGCCCGTATAGCCCGCGAATGTGTGGATGAGTTATTTCCCTACTGCGGCCTGCAAGCTGCCAATCCCGATACGGAACTCAACCAGGTATGGCGCGATCTGCATACGGCCAGTCAGCATTCGTTATTGGTGTTTGAGGAGTAA
- the pnuC gene encoding nicotinamide riboside transporter PnuC, which produces MHSLLDLFIEQIRETTWVQWLAVALGVAEVLLARVNNIWLYPAGILGTALSILLLMEAQLYAESLLNVYYIVMSVYGWVYWVKKRDQPPVKVTWSTKTEWIISLTISLGGWAVLYFLLRYFTPSNVPLWDAFVSSTAWAGMWLLARRKVENWIFLNVSNLFAVPLLFYKKLPMFAVLTIFLFIVACFGYFDWKRKVVSFE; this is translated from the coding sequence ATGCATAGCTTATTAGATCTGTTTATTGAACAAATACGGGAAACCACTTGGGTGCAATGGCTTGCTGTGGCTTTGGGTGTTGCCGAGGTATTACTTGCGCGGGTGAATAACATCTGGCTTTACCCTGCGGGGATACTGGGCACGGCTTTATCTATTCTGCTATTGATGGAAGCACAGCTATACGCCGAATCGCTGCTCAATGTATATTATATTGTGATGAGTGTTTATGGCTGGGTATACTGGGTAAAAAAGCGCGATCAGCCACCAGTGAAGGTCACCTGGTCAACAAAAACAGAGTGGATCATCAGTCTCACTATATCATTGGGTGGCTGGGCGGTACTGTATTTTTTGCTCCGGTATTTTACACCATCAAACGTGCCCCTGTGGGATGCTTTTGTATCCTCCACTGCCTGGGCAGGCATGTGGCTGCTGGCCCGCAGAAAAGTGGAGAATTGGATATTTTTAAATGTATCCAACCTGTTTGCCGTACCGCTGTTATTTTATAAAAAGTTGCCCATGTTTGCCGTGCTCACTATATTCTTATTTATCGTAGCCTGTTTTGGCTATTTTGACTGGAAGCGGAAAGTAGTGAGTTTTGAGTGA
- a CDS encoding TonB-dependent receptor encodes MKNLFAAIAALLLPVVASAQLSISGKITNTSGEVLPGATITINNPVLSTVADATGKFSFTDLKAGNYVLKASYIGYQAISKSISLNKNEVVNISLSNGTLTAEEVTVSATRAIKNSPTAYTNLSKKDLAKNNFGQDLPYMLNQTPSVVVTSDAGAGIGYTGIRIRGSDATRINVTINGIPYNDSESQGSYFVDLPDIASSVDNIQIQRGVGTSTNGAGAFGGSINIQTTTRRDTAYADINASAGSYGSIKTTVSAGTGLLGGHFSLDGRVSRIHSDGYIDRASSNLKSFFVSGAWYGKNSTLRANVFSGYETTYQAWNGIADYVIGDNTRSDNRTYNELGLMSNGSFYKNQVDHYTQNHYQLLYDKKISNQLSFSGALHYTKGKGYYEEYRNADSLKNYGIAPVVVGGNTISATDLVRRLWLNNDFYGVTYALKYQPQTNLNMTLGGAYNQYKGAHYGDVISTATDIGLPGNYEYYRDNAKKNDFNIFARAEWHLDKVLLYADMQYRHIYYSFYGIDKNLNNAQQTAELNFFNPKAGITYQFNEHSNVYASFAVGNHEPNRDDYVDSPPQNRPKSENLKDFEAGYRISGSVFTGGINGFYMLYKNQLVLTGALNDVGSPVRTNVKDSYRAGVEFDGKVKIASQLYWGLTATWSANKIKNYQQFFADENSGPLVGETLKTTDIAFSPSLTGSSVISYSPVKGGEIAFISKYVSRQYIDNTSNQNPAGYTITPENAGNPYAANRLLNSYFVNDVRIRYNFKVKGIKNIGLGLQVNNIFSEKYEANGATYADVKGNNILNYNYFFPQAPRNFMASVSLSF; translated from the coding sequence TTGAAAAATTTGTTTGCAGCCATCGCTGCTTTGCTGTTGCCTGTCGTGGCATCGGCCCAGCTTTCCATCAGCGGAAAGATCACCAACACATCGGGCGAGGTTTTGCCCGGCGCTACCATCACCATTAACAACCCAGTATTGAGCACCGTTGCCGATGCTACCGGGAAATTCAGCTTTACCGATCTTAAAGCCGGTAATTATGTACTTAAGGCCAGCTACATCGGTTATCAGGCCATCAGTAAAAGCATCAGCCTAAATAAAAATGAGGTTGTCAACATCAGCCTGTCCAATGGCACGCTTACCGCTGAAGAAGTAACTGTAAGCGCTACCCGGGCCATTAAAAATTCACCGACGGCTTATACCAATTTGAGTAAAAAGGACCTGGCCAAAAACAATTTCGGGCAGGATCTGCCATATATGCTCAACCAAACCCCATCGGTAGTGGTTACTTCTGATGCCGGGGCGGGTATTGGCTATACCGGTATCCGCATCCGCGGATCGGATGCTACCCGTATCAATGTTACCATCAACGGTATCCCATATAACGATTCGGAAAGCCAGGGCTCGTATTTTGTCGATTTACCGGATATCGCCTCATCTGTTGATAACATCCAGATTCAGCGCGGGGTGGGTACTTCAACCAACGGTGCGGGCGCTTTTGGCGGCAGCATCAACATACAAACTACCACCCGCCGCGATACGGCTTATGCCGATATCAATGCCTCGGCAGGTTCATACGGCTCTATCAAAACTACGGTAAGCGCCGGAACGGGTTTGCTGGGCGGACACTTTAGTCTGGATGGCCGTGTGTCGCGTATTCATTCTGACGGGTATATCGACAGGGCGTCATCCAATCTTAAATCATTTTTTGTAAGCGGCGCCTGGTACGGTAAAAACAGCACTTTGAGGGCCAACGTATTTTCGGGTTACGAAACCACTTACCAGGCCTGGAACGGTATTGCCGATTATGTGATCGGCGATAATACCCGCTCAGATAATCGTACTTATAATGAGCTGGGACTGATGTCAAACGGTTCGTTCTATAAAAACCAGGTAGATCATTATACCCAAAACCATTACCAGTTATTGTACGATAAAAAAATATCCAATCAATTATCGTTTAGCGGTGCCCTGCACTATACCAAAGGCAAAGGTTATTACGAAGAATACCGCAATGCCGATTCCCTGAAAAATTATGGTATAGCGCCCGTTGTGGTTGGTGGCAACACCATCAGCGCTACCGATTTGGTGCGCAGGCTTTGGCTTAATAACGATTTTTATGGAGTTACTTACGCCCTTAAATATCAACCCCAAACTAATCTGAACATGACCCTGGGCGGCGCTTATAATCAGTACAAAGGTGCTCACTATGGCGATGTGATCTCGACTGCTACGGATATCGGTTTGCCGGGTAATTATGAGTATTATCGCGACAACGCCAAAAAGAACGATTTTAACATATTTGCCCGCGCCGAGTGGCATCTGGACAAAGTGTTGCTGTATGCCGATATGCAATACCGCCATATTTATTATTCCTTTTATGGGATAGATAAAAACCTGAACAACGCGCAGCAAACCGCAGAGCTCAACTTTTTTAATCCCAAGGCAGGTATCACTTACCAGTTCAACGAGCATAGTAACGTGTACGCCTCCTTCGCAGTAGGTAATCATGAACCTAACCGGGATGACTATGTGGATTCACCACCGCAGAATCGCCCAAAATCAGAAAACCTGAAAGATTTTGAAGCTGGTTACCGTATCAGTGGCTCGGTGTTTACAGGAGGCATCAACGGTTTCTATATGCTATACAAAAACCAGCTGGTATTAACCGGCGCCTTGAATGATGTAGGTAGCCCGGTACGTACCAATGTGAAGGACAGCTACCGTGCAGGTGTAGAGTTTGACGGCAAGGTGAAAATTGCCAGTCAGCTATACTGGGGACTAACCGCTACCTGGAGTGCCAACAAGATCAAGAACTATCAACAGTTTTTTGCCGATGAAAATAGTGGGCCATTAGTAGGCGAAACCTTGAAAACAACGGATATCGCTTTTTCGCCATCGTTAACAGGTTCAAGCGTGATTAGTTATAGCCCGGTAAAAGGCGGTGAAATCGCTTTCATCAGCAAATATGTAAGCCGGCAGTATATTGACAATACTTCCAACCAAAACCCGGCAGGCTATACCATTACCCCCGAAAATGCAGGTAACCCGTATGCTGCCAATCGCTTATTAAACAGTTATTTTGTGAACGATGTGCGGATAAGGTATAACTTTAAAGTAAAAGGTATTAAAAACATTGGACTGGGCCTGCAGGTGAACAACATCTTCAGCGAAAAATATGAAGCTAATGGCGCCACTTATGCCGATGTGAAAGGAAATAATATCCTGAATTATAACTACTTTTTCCCGCAGGCCCCGCGCAATTTTATGGCCTCGGTGAGTTTGAGTTTTTAA